In Humulus lupulus chromosome 6, drHumLupu1.1, whole genome shotgun sequence, a single genomic region encodes these proteins:
- the LOC133782190 gene encoding RNA-binding KH domain-containing protein PEPPER: MATNEPTVNGVAKAPESDSQSLVSTTAFETGATTTSASEAETAVATPTESQLEPTSAPPSATTTASDKRWPGWPGDCVFRLIVPVLKVGSIIGRKGELIKKMCEETRARIRVLDGAVGTPDRIVLISGKEEPDVPLSPAMDAVIRVFKRVSGLSESEVDGKVPGAAGVAFFSIRLLVASTQAINLIGKQGSLIKSIQENTGASVRVLSGDEVPFYAAADERIVELQGEGLKVLKALEAVIAHLRKFLVDHSVLPLFEKKTYNAPTSQEQHVETWADKPSSHGASQTGLAANYPLSAKRESLFLERENQLESQIPSARISLYGQDPSLPAIRSSGLGSSGLGSSGLGRTGAPIVTQIAQTMQIPLTYAEDIIGIEGSNIAYIRRTSGAILTVQESMGLPDEITVEIKGTSTQVQLAQQLIQEVMSNHKESLSSSYGRIDTGLRSSYSQLSSSSYPPTSLPSQPYSGGYGSSSLGGFSTFRL; the protein is encoded by the exons ATGGCGACTAACGAACCCACCGTGAACGGCGTCGCGAAGGCGCCGGAATCGGACTCGCAATCTCTGGTTTCCACTACGGCATTCGAAACGGGGGCGACCACTACCTCCGCCTCTGAGGCCGAAACAGCGGTGGCAACCCCTACTGAGTCCCAACTAGAGCCCACCTCAGCTCCCCCGTCAGCTACCACCACCGCCTCCGACAAGAGGTGGCCTGGATGGCCAGGAGATTGCGTGTTCAGGCTCATTGTTCCGGTGCTCAAGGTCGGTAGCATCATTGGCCGCAAGGGGGAGCTTATCAAGAAGATGTGTGAGGAGACGCGTGCACGAATTCGAGTTCTCGATGGCGCCGTAGGCACTCCTGATCGAATC GTGTTGATATCGGGAAAGGAAGAGCCAGATGTTCCACTTTCGCCAGCGATGGATGCTGTTATAAGGGTGTTTAAACGTGTCTCGGGATTATCTGAGAGTGAGGTTGATGGTAAGGTCCCTGGAGCTGCTGGAGTTGCATTCTTTTCTATTCGATTGTTGGTTGCATCCACACAAGCTATAAATTTAATTGGAAAACAAGGTTCATTGATCAAATCCATACAGGAGAACACTGGTGCATCTGTGCGAGTATTGTCAGGAG ATGAGGTGCCATTCTATGCTGCTGCAGATGAAAGAATTGTTGAGTTGCAGGGAGAAGGGTTAAAGGTTCTCAAAGCTCTGGAAGCAGTAATTGCTCATCTGAGGAAATTTTTAGTCGATCATAGTGTTCTTCCACTTTTTGAGAAGAAAACT TACAATGCGCCAACCTCACAAGAACAACACGTAGAGACCTGGGCAGACAAGCCATCATCTCACGGTGCTTCTCAAACTGGGCTTGCAGCTAATTATCCTCTCTCAGCAAAGAGGGAATCTCTGTTTCTTGAGCGTGAAAATCAACTGGAATCACAGATTCCATCAGCTCGAATTTCTCTGTATGGGcaggatccatcacttcctgctATTCGTTCTTCAGGTCTTGGTTCTTCAGGTCTTGGCTCTTCAGGTCTTGGTCGGACTGGTGCTCCCATTGTTACTCAG ATTGCACAAACTATGCAAATCCCACTTACTTATGCGGAAGACATTATCGGGATTGAAGGATCTAATATTGCATACATTCGGCGTACCAGTGGAGCCATTTTAACTGTGCAAGAGAGTATGGGACTTCCTGATGAAATCACTGTGGAAATCAAAGGAACCTCAACACAAGTTCAGTTGGCTCAACAACTAATTCAG GAAGTTATGAGCAATCACAAAGAATCACTTTCGAGTAGCTATGGCAGGATAGATACTGGATTGAGATCTTCATACTCTCAGTTGAGCAGCTCTTCCTACCCTCCGACTTCATTACCCTCACAGCCCTACAGTGGTGGTTACGGGTCTTCCAGTCTCGGAGGTTTCAGTACATTCAGGCTTTGA